The genomic stretch GAGACGAGTGCACGGAGGAAGGGGAGGAGTGCGTCAACACCCGCGGTGCGTTCGAGTGCGTGTGTAAAGACGGATTCGTGGACGAAGACGGGGTGTGCGTGGATGTGAGGATCTGCGAGAAGTGCGAGCACATGATGTGTGACAAATCCGACGGGGTTTACGTGTGTGGGTGTCATAAGGGTTTTAGGGTGTCTGCGCGTGACCCCACTCGGTGCGAGATGCACTGCGACAAAGCGGACTGTCCGGCGAACTGTGTCACCAACACGGATGTGGACTCGCAGGACATGCATCAGTGTTTCTGCCCTGAAGGTTACATTCAAGACCTCCACAACAACACCCCGTATTGCACAGACATCAACGAGTGCGAGATTCAAATGCAATGCGAGCACACGTGCACGAACCTCTTTGGGGGGTTCGAGTGTTCGTGCAATGAGGGGTACACGTTATTCGATGGGTACATGTGTGTACACCCCGAGGAGGACTACGCGTGGGACGCGACCCAGCCGCAGCCTACGCCGGCTAAGTCGTATCCCGCCGCCGCCGTGCCGTCATACATAAAAACAGGCAGCGTTTTGGGCATCAGCGTGTTTGTGTTGCTGTGCCTGGTGATGCTCTACTTCCTGGTCAGGAACATGGCTAAACGCTGCGGGAGTCTCGACCTTTCCTCCATCAAAAGGCCCGATATGGATATTTTCTACCTGCAGCAGGTGACCACGGAGACTTACAAGAGGCTGTCGTTTGATAAACAGTTGAAAAGTGACTCGCAAAGATTTTAACCACAAGGCCCGGTGGAAGAGGAGGAGTCTTCTTGGCTCTGCTGGAACTAAAATGAGCGACCATGAGAATTAAAATACTCATTTTTGATAACAATTGCTTTATAATGATCGTAGTGTAAGGCTAACTCCAACCCTGTTATAAGGCAAAACCATAGTccttcatgaattcattcattttctactgcttatcctcacaagggtcggtggtgctggagcctatcccagctgtcttcgggcgtaaggcggggtacaccctggactggtccccagccaatcacagggcacatgtagactaGGAATAAAAGGAATCAGGTTTAGGGACCGATTCCTGTTATAAAGCAAACCCTAATCTTAAACCATGACAACAAACCAAGGCctaatagttcattcattcattcatttcaaaacgcgggggtgctggagcctatcgcagctgtctccgggcaagaggcggggtacaccctggactggtggccagccaatcacagggcacatatagacaaacaaccattcacactcacattcatacctatggacaatttggagtggctaattaacctaggaCGTTTTTTgccgctaatcctcacaagggtcgtgggggtgctggagcctatcccagctgtctttgggcaagaggcggggtacaccttagactggtcgccagccaatcacagggcacatataagtCTCTAAACCTGACTCCTGTTATAAAGCAAACCCTAATCTTAAACCATGACAACAAACCAAGGCctaatagttcattcattcattttctttctactgctaatcctcacaagagtcgtggagcctatcccagctgtcttcgggcaagaggtggggtacaccctggactggtcgccagccaatcacagggcacatataaatcCCTAAACCTGATTCCTGTTATAAGACAAACCCTAATCTTAAACCATGACAACAAACCAAGGCctaatagttcattcattcattttctaccgcttatcctcacgagggtcgcgggggtgctggagcctatcccagctct from Doryrhamphus excisus isolate RoL2022-K1 chromosome 1, RoL_Dexc_1.0, whole genome shotgun sequence encodes the following:
- the LOC131140292 gene encoding thrombomodulin-like, producing MIAFFICALSFCGFLESVHTQRGRCVANQCFALLLDTRDFQGARESCRNASGELSSSVDVKNQEYLMNGISGSFWVGSPDQCTSFTAGMGGMTFQNTPCGQKLDGYVCQYSIVEPCGAVSTGRGADVRYTAPMGIALNHTFPQGTVAVVGKAGAVHPDEKFLCFDRNWLQAPWICEVMEGGCEHSCNRTSGCTCPFGQHLHANRITCTEPPQELDNRTVTCQAGFEPSRDGSSCVDVDECALRDECTEEGEECVNTRGAFECVCKDGFVDEDGVCVDVRICEKCEHMMCDKSDGVYVCGCHKGFRVSARDPTRCEMHCDKADCPANCVTNTDVDSQDMHQCFCPEGYIQDLHNNTPYCTDINECEIQMQCEHTCTNLFGGFECSCNEGYTLFDGYMCVHPEEDYAWDATQPQPTPAKSYPAAAVPSYIKTGSVLGISVFVLLCLVMLYFLVRNMAKRCGSLDLSSIKRPDMDIFYLQQVTTETYKRLSFDKQLKSDSQRF